In a single window of the Callithrix jacchus isolate 240 chromosome 1, calJac240_pri, whole genome shotgun sequence genome:
- the GTSE1 gene encoding G2 and S phase-expressed protein 1 isoform X2 — protein sequence MEGGGGRDEPSTCRVGDANVDDPKKEDILLLADEKFDFDLSLSSSSANEDDEVFFGPVGHKERCIAASLELSDPSAKQPPLPASESPFAWSPLAGEKFAEVCKEAHSLALQIESSGRNQAAQAAKPEDPRSQGVERFVRESKLKINLFEKDKDMKKSPTSLKRETYYLSDSPLLGPAAGEHQLLASSPALPSAPAQATLSRVLGPPPSAHALPRESSAAHAPSQAATQRKPGSKLLLPRAVSFRGRGIPRAIEKPKKEIPASPSRMKLPAEKALRRDVLPGMPALGAVAVPAAGSHSGQGKRAIPIPNTVGLKKSLLKPPGSTSGLARKSSSGPVRSGAPSLCTSPAAGKAKSRESARIPASSSRPLSDISKSGRTGPTVLRPAPPVGPVGASSQQAKGADVSELAAELPTVPLSASLTHPQTPEGGGQWPNSSCTLSESSQLNTTRSIRRRDSYLNSKTKVTPTPANQFKIPKFSLGDSPDRATPKLSRAQRPQSCSSVGRAEPTRESNGKADSRPVGVFPDGGPPSLVPQALHFSPEESDSTVSKSTSTEAADEAARPGGDAAPTEALLVDIKLDPLMVTTDAAGQPRVDLSLIDFCNTPEANVPVKSESRPLIDLLINTPDMNKNVVKPSPVVGQLIDLSSPLIQLSPEADKENVDSPLLKF from the exons ACATTCTTCTTTTGGCCGATGAAAAATTCGACTTCGATCTTTCATTGTCTTCTTCAAG tgcaaATGAAGATGATGAAGTGTTCTTTGGACCCGTTGGCCATAAAGAAAGATGCATTGCTGCCAGTTTGGAgttaagtgatccatctgccaaGCAGCCTCCTCTGCCCGCGTCTGAGAGTCCCTTCGCCTGGAGCCCTCTGGCTGGGGAGAAGTTTGCGGAAGTGTGCAAAGAAGCTCACTCACTGGCTTTACAGATAGAGAGCAGCGGCCGGAACCAGGCGGCCCAAGCTGCCAAGCCCGAAGACCCTCGGAGCCAGGGCGTGGAAAGATTCGTACGGgagtcaaaattaaaaataaacctctTCGAGAAAGACAAGGATATGAAGAAAAGCCCCACGTCTCTTAAACGGGAGACATACTACCTGTCAGACAGCCCCTTGCTGGGCCCCGCTGCAGGCGAGCACCAGCTCTTGGCCTCCTCCCCGGCCTTGCCCAGCGCTCCTGCCCAGGCCACCCTCTCCCGGGTGCTGGGGCCTCCGCCCTCTGCTCATGCCTTGCCCAGGGAATCAAGCGCTGCTCACGCTCCGAGTCAGGCAGCGACTCAGAGGAAGCCCGGGAGCAAATTGCTGCTGCCTCGAGCGGTGTCTTTTAGAGGAAGAGGCATCCCCAGGGCCATAGAGAAG cCCAAGAAAGAGATACCAGCTAGTCCTTCCAGGATGAAACTCCCAGCTGAGAAGGCGCTCCGCCGGGACGTTCTCCCTGGCATGCCTGCCCTGGGTGCTGTCGCTGTGCCAGCCGCCGGAAGCCACTCAGGCCAGGGCAAGCGGGCAATTCCCATTCCAAACACG GTGGGGCTGAAGAAGAGCCTGTTAAAACCACCCGGTTCTACCAGCGGTCTAGCAAGGAAGTCCTCCTCAGGGCCTGTTCGGAGCGGGGCACCCAGTTTGTGCACATCCCCAGCAGCGGGCAAAG CTAAATCACGTGAATCTGCAAGGATTCCGGCAAGCAGCTCCCGGCCTCTGTCAGACATCAGCAAGTCAGGCAGAACGGGACCCACTGTGCTGCGGCCGGCTCCGCCTGTAGGCCCTGTGGGGGCATCCTCCCAGCAAGCCAAGGGGGCCGACGTTTCTGAGCTGGCAGCAGAGCTGCCCACGGTGCCCCTGTCAGCATCCCTCACCCACCCCCAGACTCCGGAGGGTGGAGGCCAGTGGCCGAACTCCAGCTGCACCTTGTCAGAATCTTCTCAACTGAATACAACTAGAAGTATAAGACGGCGAGATTCCTATCTAAATTCCAAGACAAAGGTTACACCTACTCCTGCAAATCAATTTAAAATTCCTAAGTTTTCTCTAG GTGACTCCCCAGACAGGGCAACGCCAAAGCTCTCTCGGGCACAGCGGCCGCAGTCATGCTCGTCAGTTGGCAG AGCTGAACCCACTAGGGAGAGCAATGGAAAGGCAGATTCCAGGCCGGTGGGTGTGTTTCCTGACGGGGGTCCTCCCTCCCTTGTGCCTCAGGCACTTCACTTTTCTCCGGAGGAAAGCGATTCTACTGTTTCCAAAAGCACCAGCACAGAAGCAGCTGATGAGGCAGCCAGGCCGGGTGGAGACGCAGCCCCTACCGAG GCTCTTCTTGTAGATATCAAACTGGACCCACTCATGGTCACCACAGATGCCGCAGGCCAGCCCCGCGTTGACCTCTCTCTCATCGACTTCTGCAATACCCCAGAAGCAAACGTGCCTGTGAAGTCTGAAAGCAGGCCTCTGATCGACCTCCTGATAAACACCCCAGATATGAACaaaaatgtggtgaaaccttcACCGGTGGTGGGACAG CTCATAGACCTGAGCTCCCCTCTGATCCAGCTGAGCCCCGAAGCTGACAAGGAGAACGTGGATTCCCCACTCCTCAAGTTCTAA
- the GTSE1 gene encoding G2 and S phase-expressed protein 1 isoform X1, translating to MEGGGGRDEPSTCRVGDANVDDPKKEDILLLADEKFDFDLSLSSSSANEDDEVFFGPVGHKERCIAASLELSDPSAKQPPLPASESPFAWSPLAGEKFAEVCKEAHSLALQIESSGRNQAAQAAKPEDPRSQGVERFVRESKLKINLFEKDKDMKKSPTSLKRETYYLSDSPLLGPAAGEHQLLASSPALPSAPAQATLSRVLGPPPSAHALPRESSAAHAPSQAATQRKPGSKLLLPRAVSFRGRGIPRAIEKPKKEIPASPSRMKLPAEKALRRDVLPGMPALGAVAVPAAGSHSGQGKRAIPIPNTVGLKKSLLKPPGSTSGLARKSSSGPVRSGAPSLCTSPAAGKAKSRESARIPASSSRPLSDISKSGRTGPTVLRPAPPVGPVGASSQQAKGADVSELAAELPTVPLSASLTHPQTPEGGGQWPNSSCTLSESSQLNTTRSIRRRDSYLNSKTKVTPTPANQFKIPKFSLGDSPDRATPKLSRAQRPQSCSSVGRVTVHSTPVTHSSGPAPQSLLSTRHAPALPTATSRRFSGLPPMTPKTTRRAVASPLCVPARRLYSEPRKNSSARAEPTRESNGKADSRPVGVFPDGGPPSLVPQALHFSPEESDSTVSKSTSTEAADEAARPGGDAAPTEALLVDIKLDPLMVTTDAAGQPRVDLSLIDFCNTPEANVPVKSESRPLIDLLINTPDMNKNVVKPSPVVGQLIDLSSPLIQLSPEADKENVDSPLLKF from the exons ACATTCTTCTTTTGGCCGATGAAAAATTCGACTTCGATCTTTCATTGTCTTCTTCAAG tgcaaATGAAGATGATGAAGTGTTCTTTGGACCCGTTGGCCATAAAGAAAGATGCATTGCTGCCAGTTTGGAgttaagtgatccatctgccaaGCAGCCTCCTCTGCCCGCGTCTGAGAGTCCCTTCGCCTGGAGCCCTCTGGCTGGGGAGAAGTTTGCGGAAGTGTGCAAAGAAGCTCACTCACTGGCTTTACAGATAGAGAGCAGCGGCCGGAACCAGGCGGCCCAAGCTGCCAAGCCCGAAGACCCTCGGAGCCAGGGCGTGGAAAGATTCGTACGGgagtcaaaattaaaaataaacctctTCGAGAAAGACAAGGATATGAAGAAAAGCCCCACGTCTCTTAAACGGGAGACATACTACCTGTCAGACAGCCCCTTGCTGGGCCCCGCTGCAGGCGAGCACCAGCTCTTGGCCTCCTCCCCGGCCTTGCCCAGCGCTCCTGCCCAGGCCACCCTCTCCCGGGTGCTGGGGCCTCCGCCCTCTGCTCATGCCTTGCCCAGGGAATCAAGCGCTGCTCACGCTCCGAGTCAGGCAGCGACTCAGAGGAAGCCCGGGAGCAAATTGCTGCTGCCTCGAGCGGTGTCTTTTAGAGGAAGAGGCATCCCCAGGGCCATAGAGAAG cCCAAGAAAGAGATACCAGCTAGTCCTTCCAGGATGAAACTCCCAGCTGAGAAGGCGCTCCGCCGGGACGTTCTCCCTGGCATGCCTGCCCTGGGTGCTGTCGCTGTGCCAGCCGCCGGAAGCCACTCAGGCCAGGGCAAGCGGGCAATTCCCATTCCAAACACG GTGGGGCTGAAGAAGAGCCTGTTAAAACCACCCGGTTCTACCAGCGGTCTAGCAAGGAAGTCCTCCTCAGGGCCTGTTCGGAGCGGGGCACCCAGTTTGTGCACATCCCCAGCAGCGGGCAAAG CTAAATCACGTGAATCTGCAAGGATTCCGGCAAGCAGCTCCCGGCCTCTGTCAGACATCAGCAAGTCAGGCAGAACGGGACCCACTGTGCTGCGGCCGGCTCCGCCTGTAGGCCCTGTGGGGGCATCCTCCCAGCAAGCCAAGGGGGCCGACGTTTCTGAGCTGGCAGCAGAGCTGCCCACGGTGCCCCTGTCAGCATCCCTCACCCACCCCCAGACTCCGGAGGGTGGAGGCCAGTGGCCGAACTCCAGCTGCACCTTGTCAGAATCTTCTCAACTGAATACAACTAGAAGTATAAGACGGCGAGATTCCTATCTAAATTCCAAGACAAAGGTTACACCTACTCCTGCAAATCAATTTAAAATTCCTAAGTTTTCTCTAG GTGACTCCCCAGACAGGGCAACGCCAAAGCTCTCTCGGGCACAGCGGCCGCAGTCATGCTCGTCAGTTGGCAG GGTCACTGTCCACAGCACCCCTGTTACACACTCCTCTGGGCCAGCACCGCAAAGCCTGTTGAGCACACGGCATGCACCAGCCTTGCCCACAGCCACCAGCCGGCGCTTCTCTGGCCTTCCACCGATGACCCCCAAAACGACGCGCAGGGCTGTGGCCTCGCCCCTGTGTGTGCCAGCTCGGAGACTTTACTCAGAGCCCCGCAAGAACTCTTCAGCGAG AGCTGAACCCACTAGGGAGAGCAATGGAAAGGCAGATTCCAGGCCGGTGGGTGTGTTTCCTGACGGGGGTCCTCCCTCCCTTGTGCCTCAGGCACTTCACTTTTCTCCGGAGGAAAGCGATTCTACTGTTTCCAAAAGCACCAGCACAGAAGCAGCTGATGAGGCAGCCAGGCCGGGTGGAGACGCAGCCCCTACCGAG GCTCTTCTTGTAGATATCAAACTGGACCCACTCATGGTCACCACAGATGCCGCAGGCCAGCCCCGCGTTGACCTCTCTCTCATCGACTTCTGCAATACCCCAGAAGCAAACGTGCCTGTGAAGTCTGAAAGCAGGCCTCTGATCGACCTCCTGATAAACACCCCAGATATGAACaaaaatgtggtgaaaccttcACCGGTGGTGGGACAG CTCATAGACCTGAGCTCCCCTCTGATCCAGCTGAGCCCCGAAGCTGACAAGGAGAACGTGGATTCCCCACTCCTCAAGTTCTAA